A region from the Triticum aestivum cultivar Chinese Spring chromosome 3D, IWGSC CS RefSeq v2.1, whole genome shotgun sequence genome encodes:
- the LOC123075285 gene encoding auxin-responsive protein SAUR50-like: MAASKGARKSLVSRTLERCRSGLASGGRSSAAVAPGCFSVYVGPERERFVVRADRANHPLFRRLLDDAEQEYGYAAQGPLALPCSVDAFLDVLWHMDHDVQDDDDGEAAVAPSTPICGLQRAGSGNIKVRPAGYRVLSPAKSTPASFFFSQTAAGGRR; this comes from the coding sequence ATGGCGGCGAGCAAGGGCGCGAGGAAGAGCCTGGTGTCGAGGACCCTGGAGCGGTGCCGATCCGGGCTGGCCAGCGGTGgccggtcgtcggcggcggtggcgccggGGTGCTTCTCGGTGTACGTGGGACCGGAGCGGGAGCGGTTCGTGGTGCGCGCCGACCGCGCCAACCACCCGCTCTTCCGCCGCCTCCTCGACGACGCCGAGCAGGAGTACGGCTACGCGGCGCAGGGGCCCCTCGCGCTGCCCTGCTCCGTCGACGCCTTCCTCGACGTGCTCTGGCACATGGACCACGACGTCcaagacgacgacgacggcgaggccgCCGTGGCCCCGTCGACGCCCATATGCGGCCTGCAGCGCGCCGGCAGCGGGAACATCAAGGTCCGGCCGGCGGGGTACCGGGTGCTCAGCCCGGCCAAGTCCACGCCGGCGTCCTTCTTCTTCTCGCAGACGGCGGCTGGCGGTAGGAGGTGA